The Caenorhabditis elegans chromosome II genome has a segment encoding these proteins:
- the C07E3.8 gene encoding DUF223 domain-containing protein (Confirmed by transcript evidence) — MIFHDVVESDLHDWECDDDYVCKFCTVRVNNWKIEIYQLWHYFFFLKDVVGVIVRKLNIAIDRDYTCEGLHVAGLIGYDYDKVEEYTGMCTICKLGDCGGMCRRVVEHCKKCGPIQEGVFETPFEKPHHFESLEITSFTIDCLLYGNRFRPTLVNFKNAPITVDSLSINAPSSGIPKVFLSAMMISKWKVKTLHLVVVGKNILNEVTVIDSKNLRGFPVCNGGASVKFDWKNA, encoded by the exons ATGATATTTCACGATGTAGTGGAAAGCGATTTGCATGACTGGGAATGTGACGATGATTATGTGTGTAAGTTCTGCACAGTTCGAGTGAACAATTGGAAGATAGAGATTTACCAACTTTggcattatttttt ttttctcaAAGATGTGGTTGGTGTTATTGTCCGAAAGTTGAATATAGCTATCGATAGAGATTATACTTGCGAGGGACTTCATGTTGCTGGTCTAATTGGATATGATT ACGATAAAGTTGAAGAATACACTGGAATGTGTACTATTTGTAAACTTGGAGATTGTGGAGGGATGTGTAGACGTGTTGTAGAACATTGCAAGAAGTGTGGTCCAATACAAGAAGGTGTATTCGAGACCCCATTTGAAAAACCTCATCATTTTGAATCACTGGAAATAACCAGCtt CACGATCGATTGTTTATTGTATGGAAACCGATTCCGTCCAACTTTGGTAAACTTCAAAAACGCGCCCATCACAGTTGATTCGCTCTCAATTAATGCCCCTTCTTCCGGAATCCCAAAAGTATTTCTCAGTGCTATGATGATTTCCAAGTGGAAGGTGAAGACTCTGCATTTGGTTGTTGTTGGAAAAAACATATTAAACGAGGTTACAGTTATTGATTCTAAAAACCTGCGAGGATTCCCCGTATGCAATGGAGGAGCTTCAGTTAAGTTTGACTGGAAAAATGCTTGA
- the C07E3.3 gene encoding Ovule protein (Confirmed by transcript evidence) — protein sequence MGHSQSYDLRNPEGGEKTPVRGVRRVSREHQTDAQFSTETAEPFDFREDELRDRIRREQLRKREVELETLRIRQHESREPIIDAYRQNQPAPQGNLYNEFNHYDSMKHASPSDPATYFALKPMTEVNEGRQFSIPTSSTRRYDQVPIDPSPELQRREVPSKQSPPNYPKRSSVFGGRVSPLPRQSEVDPHPMPRYIPPMSPSNPIDDVPPTHVSELHAEKRMIVGIDDELQPEKNNVTYVTVATAAIDNELLHRHPEVGRHPVYVLPAQTSYGASAKRRSSDDEAKNVLPPQNCTVEHCTHVAVNDGSPVVIRKRASQDSIRDKENRLTIPINEDDTENVGEGTNYQNVSKKCFEERLHYDSYMPTLSLRQRPVVSFYDKLH from the exons ATGGGACATAGTCAATCCTACGATCTTCGGAACCCGGAAGGAGGCGAGAAGACGCCAGTTAGAGGAGTACGAAGAGTGAGCAGAGAACATCAGACTGATGCACAATTT TCCACAGAAACCGCTGAGCCGTTTGATTTTCGAGAGGATGAGCTTCGTGACCGGATCCGAAGAGAGCAGTTGAGGAAGAGAGAGGTCGAGTTGGAAACGTTGAGAATCAGACAACACGAGAGTCGAGAG CCAATCATCGATGCGTACCGCCAAAACCAACCTGCACCACAAGGAAACTTGTACAATGAGTTCAATCATTACGATTCGATGAAACATGCTTCTCCATCTGATCCAGCCACTTATTTCGCACTGAAACCAATGACCGAAGTTAATGAAGGCCGACAATTCTCAATTCCAACTTCTTCCACTCGCCGCTACGACCAAGTTCCAATCGATCCATCCCCTGAACTTCAACGCCGTGAAGTTCCCAGCAAGCAGTCTCCACCAAACTATCCGAAGCGATCTTCAGTGTTTGGTGGCAGAGTATCCCCGTTGCCACGTCAATCGGAAGTCGATCCACATCCAATGCCACGCTACATTCCACCGATGAGTCCAAG taaccccatcGATGATGTTCCACCAACACATGTCTCCGAACTACACGCCGAGAAGCGAATGATCGTTGGAATCGATGACGAGTTGCAGCCAGAGAAGAACAACGTGACATACGTAACTGTAGCTACTGCTGCAATCGATAATGAACTACTTCATCGTCATCCAGAAGTTGGAAGACATCCAGTCTACGTGCTTCCAGCTCAAACAAGCTACGGAGCTTCTGCCAAAAGAAGATCGTCTGATGACGAGGCAAAGAATGTGTTGCCGCCACAGAACTGCACAGTGGAGCACTGTACACACGTGGCGGTTAATGATGGAAGTCCTGTAGTGATAAGAAAAAGAGCCAGTCAAGATTCCATCAGAGATAAG GAAAACCGCCTAACAATTCCCATCAACGAGGACGACACGGAAAACGTCGGAGAGGGtacaaattatcaaaatgtcTCGAAAAAGTGCTTTGAAGAG agaCTCCACTACGATTCGTACATGCCAACGCTTTCATTGAGACAACGTCCTGTTGTCAGCTTTTATGACAAGCTTCATTAA
- the C07E3.3 gene encoding SH2 domain-containing protein (Confirmed by transcript evidence) produces the protein MGHSQSYDLRNPEGGEKTPVRGVRRVSREHQTDAQFSTETAEPFDFREDELRDRIRREQLRKREVELETLRIRQHESREPIIDAYRQNQPAPQGNLYNEFNHYDSMKHASPSDPATYFALKPMTEVNEGRQFSIPTSSTRRYDQVPIDPSPELQRREVPSKQSPPNYPKRSSVFGGRVSPLPRQSEVDPHPMPRYIPPMSPRYERTPKAQYCKTTTVTTYTTYGDTPEPPRSTTYSKASKLKETSVKPYATYSRGTKLPKYDEVPRNTMYSRASEASKTSSRTSLASTCSRASKLPKYDQIPRSPSVHSLYCRIPTYDEVPVQKSPRSITPTPMSHRVRIQTSPPIPPSSNSTYVIPVKVDRRSDSPRTVIIPFSSNSTTALDKVPQETPIYRRISKPSQTKPTNSRVSSIPLSQSYHSMDKITMTSVYRTTATNNLKQEPIVIPRPTYRYSKTPLQKEIPPVPLERSVIRQPEYSDPGDSRIIVIPFSNQNKKYSPPPSRSSTPIYHTNLQRDVPTSPLPRRPLYSRPPSTISTASSVEYIPRAPVPRRPLYDRPPSTISPPRSPPSELYLTPLEQEVQRAPLSRRPLYSRPPSTASAPRSPQPKIYLTRLQKEVPHVPLYSCVARPRPVYSTPPEEPIVIPRAVNPPVSSTIYLTRLEPEVPGTPLQHYIYRSRSSSTYSVPPVEEASTRTVASPSRYTPPPSSSPKMHLTHLEREVPGTPLNHYISRPRSTPIYSTPPEDRNVVSPSRYTPPPSVTMAAKLHLTPLQPEVPSTPLQHYISRSRASSVYNTPSVDSTSTRSLVSPSSVRMPPKLHLTRLQQDVPWTPFKVSRPRSTPIYSTPPLEKPISRTLVTPSRRTPPQKLHQISLDQDIPGTPLQHYIYRSRSTSTYSIPLSDYPQPSPTPSSVIMNDDSPYEEKPKSYLGTYPKTYTRIMPERPPKIISPPEHPVTVSKSKSTQTLDQMVVLPQPKTHLYPEISYRRRRPLSIHVPAESKSSTIISIYSNPIDDVPPTHVSELHAEKRMIVGIDDELQPEKNNVTYVTVATAAIDNELLHRHPEVGRHPVYVLPAQTSYGASAKRRSSDDEAKNVLPPQNCTVEHCTHVAVNDGSPVVIRKRASQDSIRDKENRLTIPINEDDTENVGEGTNYQNVSKKCFEERLHYDSYMPTLSLRQRPVVSFYDKLH, from the exons ATGGGACATAGTCAATCCTACGATCTTCGGAACCCGGAAGGAGGCGAGAAGACGCCAGTTAGAGGAGTACGAAGAGTGAGCAGAGAACATCAGACTGATGCACAATTT TCCACAGAAACCGCTGAGCCGTTTGATTTTCGAGAGGATGAGCTTCGTGACCGGATCCGAAGAGAGCAGTTGAGGAAGAGAGAGGTCGAGTTGGAAACGTTGAGAATCAGACAACACGAGAGTCGAGAG CCAATCATCGATGCGTACCGCCAAAACCAACCTGCACCACAAGGAAACTTGTACAATGAGTTCAATCATTACGATTCGATGAAACATGCTTCTCCATCTGATCCAGCCACTTATTTCGCACTGAAACCAATGACCGAAGTTAATGAAGGCCGACAATTCTCAATTCCAACTTCTTCCACTCGCCGCTACGACCAAGTTCCAATCGATCCATCCCCTGAACTTCAACGCCGTGAAGTTCCCAGCAAGCAGTCTCCACCAAACTATCCGAAGCGATCTTCAGTGTTTGGTGGCAGAGTATCCCCGTTGCCACGTCAATCGGAAGTCGATCCACATCCAATGCCACGCTACATTCCACCGATGAGTCCAAGGTATGAACGAACCCCCAAAGCCCAATACTGTAAAACTACCACTGTCACTACCTATACCACTTATGGAGATACCCCTGAACCACCTAGAAGTACAACTTACTCGAAAGCTTCAAAGCTGAAAGAAACATCGGTAAAACCATACGCCACCTACTCAAGAGGTACTAAACTCCCAAAGTATGACGAAGTTCCCAGGAATACAATGTACTCCCGAGCTTCTGAAGCTTCAAAAACCTCTTCTCGAACTTCCTTAGCTTCAACATGTTCTCGAGCCTCgaaacttccaaaatatgATCAGATTCCTCGTAGCCCTAGTGTCCATAGTCTGTATTGTCGTATCCCAACCTATGATGAAGTCCCAGTCCAAAAAAGTCCACGTTCCATAACTCCAACGCCAATGAGCCACCGTGTCCGTATTCAAACATCTCCTCCAATCCCACCATCATCTAATAGTACCTATGTGATTCCTGTTAAAGTGGATCGTAGATCCGACAGTCCTCGAACAGTCATAATCCCATTCTCATCAAACTCAACTACAGCTCTCGACAAGGTTCCCCAAGAAACACCAATCTATCGTAGAATATCTAAACCCAGCCAGACTAAGCCAACCAACTCTCGCGTTTCTAGCATCCCTTTAAGTCAGTCGTATCATTCGATGGACAAAATTACGATGACCTCAGTCTATCGTACTACTGCTACAAATAATCTGAAACAAGAGCCCATAGTCATTCCTAGACCTACCTATCGTTATTCAAAAACTCCGcttcaaaaagaaattccgCCAGTCCCTCTTGAACGATCTGTGATCCGACAGCCTGAGTACAGTGATCCCGGAGACTCTAGAATCATAGTCATACCATTCTCAaatcagaacaaaaaatattcaccCCCTCCATCAAGAAGCAGTACTCCAATTTATCATACCAATCTTCAAAGAGATGTTCCAACGTCTCCCCTACCTAGAAGACCCCTCTACAGTCGACCACCGTCAACTATTAGTACTGCTTCATCGGTTGAATATATCCCTCGTGCTCCGGTACCTAGAAGACCACTATACGATAGACCTCCATCTACGATTAGTCCACCTCGTTCTCCCCCATCAGAGCTTTATTTAACTCCTCTTGAGCAGGAAGTTCAGCGGGCTCCATTGTCCAGGCGACCACTTTACAGTAGACCACCATCAACCGCCAGTGCTCCTCGTTCTCCACAaccaaaaatctatttaaCTAGACTTCAGAAGGAGGTACCACATGTTCCGCTGTACTCATGCGTGGCAAGACCAAGACCAGTTTACAGTACACCTCCAGAAGAGCCTATTGTGATTCCTCGTGCAGTTAATCCACCTGTGTCTTCAACAATATATTTGACTCGACTTGAACCAGAAGTTCCTGGAACTCCACTACAGCACTACATTTATAGATCTCGCTCTTCATCCACCTATAGCGTTCCGCCAGTCGAGGAGGCTTCGACCCGAACAGTAGCTTCCCCATCTAGATACACTCCCCCTCCTTCTTCATCTCCAAAAATGCACCTAACTCATCTGGAGCGTGAAGTTCCTGGAACACCACTCAACCACTACATCTCCAGACCTAGATCTACCCCGATCTATAGTACTCCACCAGAGGATAGGAATGTAGTCTCCCCATCTAGATATACCCCTCCACCATCGGTAACAATGGCTGCAAAACTTCATCTAACCCCACTCCAACCTGAAGTTCCTAGTACTCCATTGCAGCATTATATTTCTAGATCCCGCGCTTCATCCGTCTATAATACCCCATCAGTAGATAGTACTTCAACGCGTAGCCTGGTGTCTCCATCTTCTGTTCGTATGCCTCCCAAGCTCCATTTGACTCGTCTTCAACAGGACGTTCCGTGGACCCCGTTTAAGGTGTCTAGGCCTAGGTCAACTCCAATATACAGTACCCCTCCTCTCGAAAAACCTATTTCCCGTACTCTTGTTACCCCGTCTAGACGCACTCCCCCTCAAAAGCTCCACCAGATTAGTCTTGATCAAGACATCCCGGGAACTCCCCTTCAGCATTATATCTATAGATCTAGATCAACATCAACCTACAGTATACCATTGTCTGACTATCCTCAACCATCGCCAACTCCGTCTAGTGTGATTATGAATGACGATTCTCCATATGAAGAGAAGCCGAAAAGTTATTTGGGTACCTACCCAAAAACTTACACCAGAATCATGCCAGAAAGAccaccaaaaataatttccccaCCAGAACATCCGGTAACAGTCAGCAAATCTAAATCCACTCAAACTCTTGACCAAATGGTAGTTCTCCCACAACCAAAAACTCATCTCTACCCAGAAATCAGTTACCGTCGTCGTAGACCATTGAGTATACATGTCCCCGCAGAGTCCAAATCCTCCACCATAATTTctatctacagtaaccccatcGATGATGTTCCACCAACACATGTCTCCGAACTACACGCCGAGAAGCGAATGATCGTTGGAATCGATGACGAGTTGCAGCCAGAGAAGAACAACGTGACATACGTAACTGTAGCTACTGCTGCAATCGATAATGAACTACTTCATCGTCATCCAGAAGTTGGAAGACATCCAGTCTACGTGCTTCCAGCTCAAACAAGCTACGGAGCTTCTGCCAAAAGAAGATCGTCTGATGACGAGGCAAAGAATGTGTTGCCGCCACAGAACTGCACAGTGGAGCACTGTACACACGTGGCGGTTAATGATGGAAGTCCTGTAGTGATAAGAAAAAGAGCCAGTCAAGATTCCATCAGAGATAAG GAAAACCGCCTAACAATTCCCATCAACGAGGACGACACGGAAAACGTCGGAGAGGGtacaaattatcaaaatgtcTCGAAAAAGTGCTTTGAAGAG agaCTCCACTACGATTCGTACATGCCAACGCTTTCATTGAGACAACGTCCTGTTGTCAGCTTTTATGACAAGCTTCATTAA
- the C07E3.4 gene encoding Tyrosine-protein phosphatase domain-containing protein (Confirmed by transcript evidence) yields the protein MEKKEKKSVIQRVKKTLRQRSKSTDASSEQKKGTKTVDDAEAPSKITRVKAAITNRTRSIGIKISISKECNTTTSRSHSRESNQKTKNSVLSSVDMEEDPEAPVQTLDLMMIEIKKEELKEKKEKEKTDEEKRERKEDKREDKKEEKKEDKKEEKKEVRKDCRENSMYSMERSDEKAVKKKHSKKHSKQKTKMWLGMPSALNFCNKNNDIQKIREEFGFLDSLVCNKTTEDFEANKVRNREGCPKIYDENRVQLNRPGHEDVNYINASVITLKDFEHKLIVAQLPQMENESFVEDFWYMIYQEQINLVYLMVPDDKLKNTTTSLFNDENGGYQYTGKMFINNRRADVSGDPKEYTIEVLPEGNSDSVICQVHHHAPWKHLQQPPKTLPIIKMIHQFLSEKQVQNAGVCVVSLFGCGRACSFIGALYAINQLNNGIEPNICEIMKNIKQQRPGGVESFAQCASIYAIVFDYIARKRGGKKAPVNKDINRFIDELAEISPACSPTKGMPLSTEL from the exons ATggaaaagaaggagaagaagtcAGTGATTCAAAGAGTGAAAAAGACGCTTCGGCAGAGGAGCAAAAGTACGGACGCTAGCAGTGAACAGAAGAAAGGGACGAAGACTGTTGA cgacGCTGAAGCTCCCTCGAAAATTACCAGAGTGAAGGCGGCAATCACGAATCGTACAAGATCCATAGGAATCAAGATCTCAATTTCG aaagagtGCAATACGACAACCAGTAGAAGTCATTCTCGGGAGTCGaatcaaaagacgaaaaactcCGTTCTGAGTTCAGTAGACATGGAAGAGGACCCAGAAGCACCTGTGCAGACCCTGGATTTGATGATGATTGAGATCAAGAAGGAAGAGCTGAAAGAGAAGAAAGAGAAGGAGAAGACAGATGAAGAGAAACGGGAGAGAAAGGAGGATAAGAGAGAAGataagaaagaagaaaagaaagaagataagaaagaagaaaagaaagaagtgAGGAAGGACTGCCGGGAAAATTCGATGTATTCCATGGAAAGGTCGGATGAGAAGGCGGTGAAGAAGAAGCACTCGAAGAAGCACTCGAAGCAGAAAACAAAGATGTGGCTGGGAATGCCTTCTGCGCTCAACTTCTGCAACAAGAACAATG ACATCCAAAAGATTCGAGAAGAATTTGGGTTCCTCGACTCGCTTGTCTGCAACAAGACCACTGAAGATTTTGAAGCAAACAAAGTTCGAAATCGTGAAGGG tgtccGAAGATCTACGATGAAAATCGGGTTCAACTGAATCGTCCAGGACACGAGGATGTCAACTACATCAACGCCAGTGTCATCACCTTGAAAGAT TTCGAGCACAAGCTAATCGTCGCCCAACTTCCCCAGATGGAAAACGAAAGTTTCGTGGAAGACTTTTGGTACATGATCTACCAGGAACAGATAAATCTTGTCTACTTGATGGTCCCGGATGACAAGCTGAAGAACACCACGACTTCTTTGTTCAACGACGAGAATGGTGGCTATCAATACACTGGAAAGATGTTTATCAACAATCGGCGTGCCGACGTTTCTGGAGATCCAAAGGAATATACGATTGAAGTATTGCCCGAAGGAAATTCAGATTCTGTCATATGCCAG gtTCATCATCATGCTCCATGGAAGCATCTACAGCAACCACCAAAAACTCTTCCGATCATCAAAATGATTCACCAATTTCTTTCGGAGAAGCAGGTGCAAAACGCTGGAGTCTGCGTGGTCAGCTTGTTCGGATGCGGTCGTGCGTGCAGCTTCATTGGTGCTCTCTATGCAATCAACCAGCTCAATAATGGAATTGAGCCCAAT atttgcGAGATCATGAAGAATATCAAACAGCAGCGTCCAGGAGGAGTCGAATCTTTTGCTCAATGCGCTAGTATCTATGCAATTGTGTTTGACTACATTGCG cgcaaACGTGGCGGAAAGAAGGCTCCCGTAAACAAGGACATCAATCGATTCATTGATGAGCTCGCCGAGATCTCCCCAGCATGCTCCCCGACAAAAGGGATGCCTTTGAGCACTGAGCTATAA